From the genome of uncultured Bacteroides sp.:
AACCATTATTTGCTTGCTTTGTCATTTTACACACCTGAGTTTAATAAAAAATAGTTAATTATCAAAATTAATATCAAGATTTTCAGTCTAATGAATTAAATTTATGCATACTTCACTTATATTCAATTAAACATATAAATCTTATGAAACAGACGTTCAATTTCTCCAGATTCATTCTGTTTTTATTTGCACTGGGTTTATTAGCATCGTTTAGCAATGTGAGTGGGAAAACTCCTAAAAAGTCATATTCTATTAAACAAGCTATGGTAAAAAACACTATTGGCAAAAAATATATATACTTAACCTTTGATGATGGTCCGCTAAACGGAAGTGAATATATAGATAGTGTTGTATTGGCCGAAAAGATTAAAATAAGTGTCTTTCTAATTGGCGAGCACGTATTGAAAAGCAGAATAATGGATAACTATTTTAAATACTACGAAGAGAATCCTTATATAGATGAATACAATCACAGCTTTTCTCACGCTAATAACCACTACGAATTGTTTTACAGCAATCCCGATCAAGTGGTAGCTGATATTCAGAAAAACAATCAACTGCTGAAATTGCCGAATAAGATTGTTCGCCTTCCGGGAAGGAATATGTGGCGCATTGATAACCGTAAGATGGATGACGTTGAAAGTGGATCAGAAGCTGCAGACAAGCTGGCAAAATCAGGATATAAGGTTGTAGGCTGGGATCTTGAATGGGAACATAATGCAGCTACCGGCAAACCAGTACAAACTGTTGACGAAATGTATAATGAGATATGCCGGAGAGCAGAAGATAATTCAACCTTCACTCCCAATAATGTAGTATTGCTGCTTCATGATGAAATGTTCCAAAAGAAATGGGAAGAAAGCGAACTAAAGCAACTCATCGACAAATTACGTAAAAACAAAGATTTTGAATTTGAGCAAATGCGTTTCTATCCACGCTAAATCCAATTGTTATAATATATAAATGATAAGCTTCTTCAGCTAATGGAAAATTCCTTTACTTAAGGACGTTTTAAAGTACAACAGTCTTCTTAAATACAGATAATCATCTGGTTAAAGGTAAAACCTTTACTCATCTTACTTTGTTATTTATCAAGAGAGTAATTCTTATAAAAACAATTATTCATGAAAGCAAATACTACAATCTTCGCTCTAATATTTGTATTGACAACTTCATGCGCAACATTATCTAGAGACACCTATTATGATGATACACCTGTCAGCTTCCAGATTTTCTATGACCAGTTAGGTTCTTATGGTCAATGGGTTGATTATCCAGGTTATGGCTATATCTGGATTCCCTATGTACGCGAAACCTTCGCCCCCTATTCCACCAACGGCTATTGGGTACTGACACAATATGGCTGGTCGTGGATATCCGATTATAACTGGGGATGGGCAGTATTCCACTATGGCCGCTGGGGATTCAATAACGCATTAGGATGGTTCTGGGTGCCGGGTTATGAATGGGGCCCATCATGGGTTTACTGGCTTCATGGAAATGGCTATTATGGTTGGTCGCCAATAGGTCCGGGAATGGGTCTAAATTACACTCACGGCGGACAATATGACAGACATCACGACCATTGGTGCTTTGTAAGAGAGAGAGACTTTGGAAGGCGAAACATATATCGTTATTATGTAGACCAATCGGGGCATGAAAAAATAATGAGAACCTCTACAGTTATTGACCGGACTTATACTGACAGAAAAAGGAATACCACCTACAACTATGGGCCAGATAGAGAGTCTGTTCAAAGGGCATCGGGCACAACCATTAACCGGTATTCTGTCCGTGAAAGCAATAGGCCCGGACAAGAAATTAGGAATAATGAATTACGTATTTACCGACCTCAGATTGACAGAGACAGAAATACTAGAGGCACAGCTCCGTCCCGGATTATCAAAAGAGATGATGTAATACGAACTCCTGACAGAGAGATTCCGAATCAGAATCTGAGAGTAAATCCGATAAACGGTCCAATCAAGCAATCCGAGAAGAAGGATATTCCCCAGAAAATAGATGCTCCAACTGTCCCTCGTCGTGATGTTGATCAGCCTGCCCGGGTTCCCCGAACTACACCCACAGATGTAAACAGGCCCGTGAGGCAACAAGATGCAACAACACCTCAAAGAAGAACCGAACCTACACAAAACCGTACGGTTACTCCAAGGCGAAGTGATGCTCCTGTAAGGCAGTCGAGAACAACAGAACGGCAGGAAACTAAAAAGCAAGAAACCTTAAAGCCAGAAAGAAATACTGGAACCGAACGGAGAAGATGAATTTCTTCTACTGAGCGGAGAACCTGAAGCACGTATAGAAGCTGCAGAGTTGATACCTTTCAAATCTGTCACAGAATGAAAATTACCAGTTCTTAATTGACAAGAGGAAGAGATTATAATACCGAGCGTAGAAGATGCAGTCTGAGTTTTAAATATCGCCAGAAACAACTTTAGGAATAATGCTCTTAGTTTTAAGCAATAACCGTATAGACTTTAAATATCACAAGGAATAACAAGATTGTTATACCTTGTGGGTTATCCGGTTTCAATGTTTAAGTTTTAAACATCATTAGTAACATCTCCTTGAATATGTAAATAAGATATCGTTAGTTTTAAAAGGATATTACTTTTCAGTAAAAATCCACTTAAAAAGGTTGATTTTGGATTATCAACCTTTTTAAGTGGATTTTTATTTTTCTACGAGTATTCGAAACTAAAATAAAGTTTCAAGAACTATGCAATTCACTTAGCTAACATATAACGATAAAAACTCATGCACAGTTGTTGCGTTTCCTCGTCAGACATATCAGTAAACGCACAAACCTCGCTCATCGCCGGTATCCATCTATTTTGAACGCTATCTTTAAATTCAGCAAAATTCAAGTCAAACTCATCTTCAGTATTCAAAAAAGGTAGCATCCGACACTCATAAATCAAGTTTAAGCCATCTCCCTGTTTTGATAAAAAATAGAGCCAATATGGAAACTCATTATCAAGTTTTTGAATGTATTTTCTCACCTCAGGTATTTCCCAAAGATTCTTATCTCCAGGGTTTATACCTGTAAAAACGATGTTTACTTTTTCTCTAAAATATATAGCAAAGTCCTCATTATCAAGAAGTGCAGAAAGAATAGCCATTTGGGCCGATATATCTTGATTCACTATATCTTCAATTGTAATAGTAATATCAAGAGATTCAATTCCAGCCTCCATTAGTTGGGATAATCTTTTTGTTTCTTTTTCCATAAAATTAGTTTTAAGAATAATGTTAAAATTGAGGCGCGAAGATAGGTTAATTATTTTAACTCCAAACTATATCTATGAAATTATTTTTTAAAGAAAGACAGATTTAATTAGCTTGTATGAAGAAAAGAACAAGCATTACTAATTGAATAAATTAATCTTCAGAACCATTATATGATTCATCTTCAAGCTTAAGTATTTTAATTTTGCCTTGATTAGTAATCATATAAAGAATTGCTATTTGATAATCCGTATCAGGTTTTGCAAATGTAGCACGAAAGATAAGCTGGTTATGATGTACATGTAAAAACTGATTTTTCCACATGTGTGCAATTTTAAGGAACTTTGGAGATAAACTGTTTTTAAAATTATCTTTTTCTAAATGAATCTTTTTTATTCTGTTATCGGCATATTTAATTATAATATCTGTCGCATAATTATGAGCAACACTAAACTCTATCAGATTCTTGTTTTTGTCTCTTTCTTCAGAAAATGTTTCATTATAGACAGCACTATCATTTAAACAATAAGTTTTCATTTTATACGCTATATGATTAACAACAGTATCGAATTTATAAACTTGATAATCTGGCTGCCAATAATAATTTAAAGTGTCTCTTTTGGCTTTCGTTGCTAAAGTTTTATTCTGAGAAATAAATGAATTATTTATAGTAATTGATATAATCATTGCTGTAATAATAGATATTATTGAGTTTTTCATAGAGTATTATTTGAATCACTGTTTTACAAATATACAAAATAAAGGCTCATAAATAGAATAATATCAATATCTTAAATCAAAAAAATAGCACCACTATCCCTATTCACCAATGATAAAAATCCATTCACCGCTAATTGAACAACTATTCACCTATGAATTTCAACCATTCACCAATAAATTATACTTCAAAAGCAAAAGCTTTTATACGTCTATATCAATAGTAGAGGCATGCAACAAGTTACGTTAAGTATATACAAAAAAAAATACTAAATGTGATTGGATTTTTTAATAAAGCCATAAGTTTTGTTTACTTCAAAAAAGTATAGGGCATTTTGAGGAAACTTTGAAGTAAACGCAACGAATATTTGCCGATCTTTTATAAATCAAAAAGAAATACCGTAAGATACAATCCAGTCATAAAACCTTTCTATACCCTCTTGGATAGACGTTTGAGGTTTGTATCCAAAATCCTTTTCCAGCAGCGATACGTCTGCGTAAGTGCGGTAAACATCACCGGGTTGCATGCCTACATATTCCTTCACAGCCTCTTTACCTGTAACGGCTTCAATGGTATGAATAAAATCCATAAGCTTCACAGGGCTCGAATCTCCTATATTGTAGATTTTATAAGGAGTCTGTCCGGTAGTTGGTTTATCAATTATCTTTTCCAGTCCTTGAATTACATCGTCGATATATGTAAAATCGCGCTCCATATCTCCATGATTAAATACTTTAATCGGTGTTCCGTTCATGGTAGATTTCATGAAAAGAAACGGAGCCATATCTGGTCTTCCCCAAGGACCGTAGACCGTAAAGAAACGCACGCCCGTAGTGGGTAGTTGATACAAGTGACTATAGGCATGAGCCATCAGTTCGTCTGCTTTCTTTGTTGCAGCATACAAGCTTTCTGGTCTGTCTACCTGATCGTCTTCCGAATATGGAACCTTCTCATTAAGTCCGTATATGCTGCTTGAGCTGGCATAAACAAAGTGCTCCACTCGGTTCTGTCTGCAAGCTTCAAGCACATTAGCGAAGCCTACAATGTTCGATTCAATATACGTAAATGGATGATCAATGGAATAACGAACCCCGGCCTGAGCTGCCAAATTACAAACCACATCGAACTTCTCATCCTCAAACAGTTTATTAATTTCATCTCTATCCGTGAGATCTAATTTAATAAAACGATAATGGGGATATGTAGTGCTTTGAACCGACTTTTTATCGGTTATATCAGCCTGCTGAATACCTGTTTCTTTCAAACGGCTATACTTCAATCTAACGTCGTAGTAACTATTTATATTATCTATACCAACAACCTTATCTCCACGTTCCAGTAATCTCTTTACTATATGATAGCCTATAAATCCGGCTGCACCTGTTACTAATATCTTCTTCATAAAATCTATTTTATAGAATTATGATGAAACAATCACCTTTAACTATTTTCTGTTTACCTTCTACCATTTTCTTTAGAGAAGGGGTTCTGTTTACATCTTTTATACGGACAAACAATATAGCTTTGCCGCATTGTTTTTTGTTCAAATCAGTCTCTTTAAGCTCCTTTAAATCTCGCTTCAGATAAGCATCTATATTTTCCATTCTACCGGAATTATAGAAGTAGAATGAATCTATTCCTTTCTGGCGGGCTATCTCCTCTCCTGTTTTACACATTTCTCCATAACCTATATATTCGTTGTAGGAAGGTATAAAGAACGATCCTGCAAAAATGGTTATGAGTAATCCTGCAGCAAGTGTATAGATTGACTTATTCAAATTCCTTTGCTTGTACAAATAGTAAAGAGCCAGAACGACTATAACAAGTAGAAACGCAGATAAAACGTAAATAAGCGGGGTATTTAAAAGGGCTATTGGTTTTATTCTGCTTAATATGATTATTGTAGGAAATGCAGCTCCAATGATGACCAGCGGAAGAGCCAGTAGAGCATATATAAACTTGCTTTGATTTACTTTTTGCAATAGCAACACTGCCAGATAGGCAAAGAAAGGAAACGCCGGAAGCATGTAAACTTCCACTTTTGAACTAACCAAAGAAAGCCCTACGAATGTAAGGGTGATAATGGTTAGAAAGAATTTCTCCAGATCTGTCTTGATCAGTCGGGCTTTTATTCCAGCAAATAGAACTCCGATATACAGCAATGACCAGGGAGCCAAGCTATACCATATAGCCTCAAAATAGAAATAAAACGGTTTCTTATGGTGAAATGAATCTACTGCCCTGTTTACCGTTTGGTTAAACAAGAGATTGTGCAGATATGTATATCCGCCTTCCATAAATACTCCCGTAAACCAGATTGCTGAGCTTGCCAGCAGAATGCTCCATGCCTTAATGCCCCAATACCGTCCAAAGGTTTTCAGTTCTCCTTTCACAGTAAGGAAAGCAATAACGGATAAGATGGGAATTAGTAATCCAAAAGGACCTTTGGTAAAAAGTGCCATAAAGGTGTAAAACGGAAACAGATAGCTGCTCCATTTTGTGCCTTTCCCAGCATACATCTGATAAAAGGTATACAGAGCTAGTACAATAAACATACACATCAGCATATCCATTCGTAATACGATACCTGCTCCAATGAAATATCCACTTGTTATCAGCATTAATTGTGCAGATAGACGGCTCTTTTGATCAGCTTCCGTTGCAATCCATTTATCCATTACATAGAGCACTACCAGAGCAGGAATTATAGAAAATAGGCCCAGAAAAAGCATGCTATGGATACCGAACAAGAGCTTACCCAATATTACAATCCACAGATAGAGCGGTGGTTTATCGGCATACGCTATTCCATGATTAGTAAACGTAAAGAAGTTACCATTGCGAATGGCTTCGTCTGCAATACTAAGGTATTTCAGTTCATTATCCGGTGTGAAATCACGAAAGAATAACAAGGGCAGAAACGCCAGCAATAACAGTAAATATTTATTCGATTTCATTTAATCGGTATTTGTAGTCTTTTCTCGCTATTACTATATTACGGAAGTAAGCCACAAAGCCTACTGCCTGACCAAATATCAAGACCGGATCTAAACGGAACATTCCATAAGCTATGATTACAAACGAACCTATCAGACTGATAACCCAGAAGCCAATTGGTAGAATAGATTCGTTTCGTCTGGCCGAATAAACCATCTGATATACAAACCGAAGGGTGAATATAATTTGTCCCATAGAGCCAAATATAAGCAGCCACAAAGGTACTTTATCGTTTTTCAGGAAGGAGGCTATAAACTCATCGGCATTGTTGCATACAAAGATTACAGCTACAACGGGAGTTAACAACATAATGGTGCGCAGCACAGCATGAACCCGTTTCCAATCTCCCTTTTCATGCAGGTTCCATATATAGATATAGTAGGAAATAAACTGCCCCAGCAAGATAGAGAAGTCGTCTCTCATCCAGCCATAGATTACCAGCAGATAAGACCCGAGAATACTCAGAATCCAGAAAATAGAAGGAGACAGCACCCTCTTTGCCCTTTCAGATAATATCCATTGAAATAAGATACGTGCTGAAAAGAATGCCTGGGCTAAAAAACCTATAGCATACATTATCATTGTTTATAGCAGATTATTATCGCCAATATTGTAGTTGATATATCTCTTTTTCATCCATCGGTACGCAAAGCAGTCAATGAATGGAGAAATAAGTCTGTTCCATAAATTATATTTGGAAACACCGGCCACACGAGGAAAATGGCGAACCGGAATCTGTTTTACCTTTCCGTTCTGCAACTGAATCAAAGCAGGAAGAAAACGGTGCATCCCAGTAAAGAATGGTACTCTTCTTGCATAATCCGTATGCAATACTTTAAGCGGACATCCGGTATCTGAAACTCCATCATGAGTCATCATGTTACGGAAACCATTGGCTATTTTCGACTGAATCTTCTTGGAAAAGGAATCCTTACGATTGGCTCTTATTCCCATCACCATCTCATAGTCCTTGATGTGCTCAAGCAACAAATTGAAATCGTCTGGAGTAGTTTGCAAATCGGCATCCATATATCCCAGGTATTCAGAACAAACAGAGTCAATTCCGGCTTTAATAGCAGCACTCAACCCCGAATTCTGAACTAAATCCATATAATAGAAATGTTCGTTTCTGTTACATATATCATTAAGACGCTTTTTGCTGTTATCTTTTGATCCGTCGTTTACAAAAAGTACACATGCCGGATAAATAGATTGTGGTAAGAACTTGCCTAGTTTCTCTTCTAGAGCGTATATATTATCTTCCTCGTTATAAACGGGAACAATTATGGTAAACTTATAGTTTGCAGATTTATTCATTTGCCAAACTGTTTTTATAATTAAAATCAATGTCTGTTTTTTCGGAGAACCAAAGATAGCAGATTTTGCAAATATCGTTTCCAATTTTGTAGAAAATTTGAAGAAATTCTATAGGGTTAATCTATTTAACAGAAATAAATATATGAATGTTTAAGTATTTTTCCAATAATAACTCTATATTCAGAATTTCTACAAAATAGCATTATTAATTTGTACATAATATTATAAAATATCAAATTTATGAAGAATCCAGTATTACTATTAATTTGTATTTTATTCATAACATATATTGGAGCTTCTGCCCAGAACAAGGATTTAGACTATTATATTCAGAATGCTAAAAGAAGTAGTCCATTACTCTATGAGCTGGGCAACAAGAAGAAAAGTACAGAATTAGATAGTTTAAAAACAAGAGCTACTTATGGCCCCATTGTGTCGGCCACTTCAAATGCTATGTTTGCTCCTACCTATAAAGGATATGGTTTCGATGCAGCTATATCTAACGGACAGACTGTAGAAGGCTTGATAACAGTCAATAAACAGATAATAAGCAAACAAAATTTGAAAGCTAAATTAGAAAGCTACAAATTAGATAAAAAAAGCATTGAAAATCAAGCCCGAATGTCATCTGAGGTAATTGAAAAGACTATTACCGATCAATACATAACCACCTATTTAAATCAGGAACTGCTGCGTTTATCTGATGAGATTATCAGTTTCCTGCAAAAAGAGGATAAGGTTCTTAGGAAACTAGCAACAAGTTCCACAATTAAGCAGACTGATTATCTTAATTTCAAGGTCACACTGCAACAAAACCTTTTCAATAATGAGCAACAGCGTTCGCTGTGGATGAATAATCTGGGTACGCTGAATTATCTGAGTGGAATTAATAATAATGTGATGGATTCAATAGCTACACCTGATATCAATTTATCATCAGTAAAGTCTTTTGAAGAAAGTTTATATGGTAAAAATGATGCCATAGACAGTTTGAAGAGCAAGAATAATGAACAGCTTATCAAACTGAACTATAAACCACAGATATCGGTATTTGCCAATGGTGGATACTCATCTTCGTTTATGACTAGCCCATACAAAAATTTTGGTGTAAGCATGGGTGTAAGTATCAATCTTCCGCTTTATGATGGAAAACAAAAAAAAATATCGTTAATGCAGAACGACTTGAATGATGAAAATCGTAAAAGATATCGTGATGCCAGTAAACAGCATTATTCTCTCCAGATACAGGAACTTATGCGACAAATAAAACGCTGCGACAAGCTTATTTCCATGGCTCCCGAACAGTTTAAATATACCAAGGCCTTGGTGGATGCCAATGCGCGTTTACTTGGCACAGGAGAAGTGAGTATGACAGATTTTCTTTTATCTATCACTAATTTTATGAATATTAAAGCAATAGACATCCAGAATCAGGCCAATAGATTACTGTTAATAAATCAATTGAACTATTTAATCTTACCTTGATATGAACATAAAAATAATTACATTAATATCTGTTGCCGGAATCTTAGCTTATAGTTGCGGTGGCAAGGGTACAGCTTCCTCTTCAGAGAGTCAGGAACCAACCACACCTGTTACTGTCACTACTCCTGAAATTGAAACCATGCAAGACGAAATAACCCTGAACGCCACTTCGGTTTATATATTAAAAACAGATATTACAGCCTCCATTAATGGGTACATTATAAAGTCGGGTATTCAGCTTGGAGACAAAGTAACAAAAGGTAAAGTGTTAATTCAGTTGCAAACAAAGGAAGCAAGAAGCTTGGGCAATGAGATGAATAAACTTGATCCTTCTTTTCATTTTACAGGTACAAACAATATTATTTGCCCAACCAATGGATATGTGATTATGTCTAATCATCAGCTAGGAGATTATGTACAGGAAGGTGATGTCCTGGCCACAATTAGTGCTAACAATAGCTTTGGCTTTGTTTTAAACTTACCTTATGAGCTTAATGGCATTTTGAATGATAATAAAGAGATTAGTATTATATTACCGGATGGAAAAAAGCTAACTGGGGTTCTAGATAAAGTAATGCCGGAGCTGGACAGTCTTTCACAAACTCAGCGTGTATTTTTTAAAATAAAACAGCCTGAGAACCTTCCTGAAAATCTTGTTGCGCAAGCTGTTCTGGTTAAAAGCAAAATAGAAAGGGCTGTAACTCTACCCAAACAAGCTATTTTATCTGATGAAAACCAATCGGTATTCTGGGTAATGAAAATGATAAATAGCAATACAGCAATACGAGTAGATATTAAAAAAGGTATTGAAAAGAATGACCGTGTTCAGATTATAAAACCTCTGTTTACTGAAAGAGACAGGATTATAACTACCGGTAATTATGGTTTAGCGGATACAGCAAAAGTCTCCGTTCAAAAAACAAACATTCAGGTACAATGAAAAAGGACTTCTTTGATACTTATAAAACGCCGTTGCTTGTAATTGCGGTACTTATTCTCTTTGGAGGAGTATTTTCTTTAATAGAGATAAAGACTTCTCTATTTCCGCAGGTTACCTTCCCCAAGATAAAAGTAATTGCAGAAGCCGGACAACAACCAGTTGATTTAATGACGGTAAGCGTTACCCGTCCCTTGGAAAATGCCATAAAGCAAGTGCCCGATTTGAAATCAGTACGTAGCACTACAAGCCGTGGAAGTTGTGAAATATCTGCTTTTATAGATTGGAGTGCTGATGTAAATCTAGCACAACAGCAAGTGGGGTCTAAAATAAATGAGATAAGGAATCAGCTTCCATCAAACACTCAGATTACTGTGGAAAGAATGGATCCATCCATTTTAGCAGTGATGGGATATTCACTCAACAGTAACAAGAGAAGTGCCATTGAGCTGAAACAAATGGCTCTTTACACAATCAAACCTTTTCTTTCGCAGGTTGAAGGAGTAAGTGATATACGCATTATAGGTGGAGAAACAAAAGAATACTGGGTTATTCTCGATAAAGAGAAAATGTCTCAGCTTGGACTAACTCCTTCTACTGTTAATGAAAGTATAAATAAAGCCAACTTCTTACTGGCTAACGGTTACCTTTCCGACTATAGACTGATGTATCTGAATGTAACGGATGCCCGTATCACAAATTTGCAGCAACTGGAAAACTGTGTGATTAAAAACGATGGAAAACGGATTATAAAGCTGAGTGACATTGCTAAAGTTGAGATTCATAAGGCAAAGGAATACATAAAGACAAATGCAAACGGGAAAGAGAGTATACTGATAGCTGTTATTCAGCAGCCTAGCGCAAATGTATCGGTTATTTCTTCCAATATGGAGAAAAAGCTGGCAAAATTAAAGGATATTATTCCTTCGGATGTGCAGATTAAACCTTATTACGTACAGGCTGACTTTGTAAATGACAGCATAACAAGTGTAACTGATTGTTTGTGGATTGGGCTTATTCTAGCCATTATTATAGTGGTTAGCTTCTTAAAATCATGGAGAGCATCTCTTGCTATTTTAATTACCATTCCTATAACTCTGGGATTAACACTACTTGTTTTATATGCCACGGGGCAAACTTTTAACATAATGACACTGGGGGCCATTGCTGCATCTGTAGGATTGATAATAGATGATGCGATAGTGGTGGTTGAACAGATCTACCGGACTCATGAAGAGTATCCCGATGAGTCTGTAAAAATGATTATTCATAAAGCTATAAAATACCTGTTTAAAGCAATGGTAGGCTCTTCTTTGAGCACGATTGTTATCTTCGTGCCCTTTATGCTAATGACGGGGGTAGCCGGCGCTTACTTTAAGGTAATGACCAACACAATGATTATCACATTGATTTGTTCCTTCCTGGCAACATGGATTTTGCTTCCCGTTATCTATCTGTTTCTGGGAAGTAAAGGGAAAATCAAAGAAATAAAGCCACACGAAGTTAAAGAAAGGAAATGGGTGAGTTTCTTTATTTCAAGACCTTATTATAGCATAGGATTTATTTTTTTGATTATTGCTATGACAGCCTTCGCCATTCCTAATTTGCAAACAGGATTTCTGCCGGAAATGGATGAAGGTAGTATTGTACTGGATTATGCATCACCTCCCGGAACAACATTGGAAGAAACGGATAAGATGCTGATTAAAGTGGAACAACTTCTGGTAAAGATACCCGAAGTAGAAACTTATAGCAGACGTACAGGTACTCAGATGGGATTTTTTATTACCGAACCGAATACAGGAGATTATCTGATTCAGCTAAAGAAGAACAGAAACCGGACTACTGATGAAGTGATTGATGATATCCGGTCAAAAATTGAATCGACTCAACCGGCATTAAGAATAGACTTTGGACAGGTAATTGGAGATATGCTGGGAGATTTAATGAGCTCTGTTCAGCCTATTGAAGTGAAGATCTTTGGTCCGGATCAGAATATTATTCAGAATTACGCTAAATCTGTAGCAAAAATTGTAGAGAAAACACCTGGAACAGCAGATGTATTCGATGGGATTGTGATTGCAGGTCCTTCTATTTCAATTATACCTGATTTCGAAAAGCTGGCTCAATATAATATTACTCCAACCGACTTTCAATTTCAGTTACAGACAGTGATGGAAGGAAATGAATCAGGGACTGTCTTTGATAAACAGCAGCTTA
Proteins encoded in this window:
- a CDS encoding HlyD family efflux transporter periplasmic adaptor subunit, which translates into the protein MNIKIITLISVAGILAYSCGGKGTASSSESQEPTTPVTVTTPEIETMQDEITLNATSVYILKTDITASINGYIIKSGIQLGDKVTKGKVLIQLQTKEARSLGNEMNKLDPSFHFTGTNNIICPTNGYVIMSNHQLGDYVQEGDVLATISANNSFGFVLNLPYELNGILNDNKEISIILPDGKKLTGVLDKVMPELDSLSQTQRVFFKIKQPENLPENLVAQAVLVKSKIERAVTLPKQAILSDENQSVFWVMKMINSNTAIRVDIKKGIEKNDRVQIIKPLFTERDRIITTGNYGLADTAKVSVQKTNIQVQ
- a CDS encoding efflux RND transporter permease subunit, producing MKKDFFDTYKTPLLVIAVLILFGGVFSLIEIKTSLFPQVTFPKIKVIAEAGQQPVDLMTVSVTRPLENAIKQVPDLKSVRSTTSRGSCEISAFIDWSADVNLAQQQVGSKINEIRNQLPSNTQITVERMDPSILAVMGYSLNSNKRSAIELKQMALYTIKPFLSQVEGVSDIRIIGGETKEYWVILDKEKMSQLGLTPSTVNESINKANFLLANGYLSDYRLMYLNVTDARITNLQQLENCVIKNDGKRIIKLSDIAKVEIHKAKEYIKTNANGKESILIAVIQQPSANVSVISSNMEKKLAKLKDIIPSDVQIKPYYVQADFVNDSITSVTDCLWIGLILAIIIVVSFLKSWRASLAILITIPITLGLTLLVLYATGQTFNIMTLGAIAASVGLIIDDAIVVVEQIYRTHEEYPDESVKMIIHKAIKYLFKAMVGSSLSTIVIFVPFMLMTGVAGAYFKVMTNTMIITLICSFLATWILLPVIYLFLGSKGKIKEIKPHEVKERKWVSFFISRPYYSIGFIFLIIAMTAFAIPNLQTGFLPEMDEGSIVLDYASPPGTTLEETDKMLIKVEQLLVKIPEVETYSRRTGTQMGFFITEPNTGDYLIQLKKNRNRTTDEVIDDIRSKIESTQPALRIDFGQVIGDMLGDLMSSVQPIEVKIFGPDQNIIQNYAKSVAKIVEKTPGTADVFDGIVIAGPSISIIPDFEKLAQYNITPTDFQFQLQTVMEGNESGTVFDKQQLTPIRLIYNSNKGISAQEIENSQIFLSNGQQKLLKEFARVEFKSGSSEIERENLQTMGVVTARLDKGDLGGTVQKIQHEVKNKLSLPKGYTITYGGAYAQQQQSFKELLLILLLSCMLVFTVILFMFKDIKVAFVILVVSVLGICGSYILLYITGTALNVGSYTGIIMMVGIIGENAIFTYLQYHESLLVMSRKHAMIYAISTRLRPKLMTAIGAIIALMPLAMGIGTGAQLHQPLAIAVIGGFIVALPLLLIVLPTFIYRIKPSHS